The following proteins are co-located in the Paracoccaceae bacterium Fryx2 genome:
- a CDS encoding adenylate kinase produces MVNIILLGPPGAGKGTQAKRLVDERGMVQLSTGDMLREARSSGTAMGRRVAEVMDRGELVTDDIVIGLIGERLQGTSGSGFIFDGFPRTLPQADALGALLASLGQGLDAVIEMQVDDAALVARITGRSTCGGCGAVYHDQTRPPKVARVCDACGSTDLRRRADDTEVALQLRLMEYYKKTSPLIGYYYAKGQLVSVDGLAEMDAVSAAIAKVLDSRA; encoded by the coding sequence ATGGTCAACATCATTCTTCTTGGGCCGCCGGGAGCTGGCAAGGGCACGCAGGCCAAGCGTCTGGTCGACGAGCGCGGCATGGTCCAGCTTTCCACCGGCGACATGCTGCGCGAGGCGCGCAGCAGCGGCACCGCGATGGGGCGTCGGGTCGCAGAGGTCATGGATCGCGGCGAGTTGGTGACCGACGACATCGTGATCGGCCTGATCGGGGAAAGGCTGCAGGGCACCTCGGGGTCCGGGTTCATCTTCGACGGTTTCCCGCGCACCCTTCCTCAGGCCGACGCGCTGGGGGCGCTGCTGGCGTCGCTGGGGCAGGGGCTGGATGCGGTGATCGAAATGCAGGTCGATGATGCGGCGCTGGTGGCGCGCATCACCGGGCGCAGCACCTGCGGCGGCTGCGGTGCCGTCTACCACGACCAGACCAGGCCGCCGAAAGTCGCCCGCGTCTGCGACGCCTGCGGCTCGACCGACCTGCGGCGCCGCGCCGACGACACGGAAGTGGCGCTGCAGTTGCGGCTGATGGAATACTACAAGAAGACCTCGCCGCTGATCGGCTATTACTATGCCAAGGGGCAGCTGGTTTCGGTCGACGGTCTGGCCGAGATGGATGCGGTTTCCGCCGCCATCGCCAAAGTGCTTGACAGCCGCGCCTGA
- the secY gene encoding preprotein translocase subunit SecY, which produces MASAAEQMAANLSWGALGKATDLRQRIFFTIGLLIVYRLGTYIPVPGIDGAALRSFMAEVTGGIGGILNMFTGGAISRMGVFALGIMPYISASIIVQLLASMVPALEQMKKEGEQGRKKMNQWTRYGTVFLATFQAWGIALSLEAGDLAHEPGMFFRAAVVITLVGGTMFLMWLGEQITARGIGNGISLIIFVGIVAEIPAALAQFFSQGRSGAISTPVIIGVMVMVVAVIAFVVFMERALRKIHIQYPRRQVGMKVYDGGSSHLPIKVNPAGVIPAIFASSLLLLPITVSTFSGAQTGPVMSTILAYFGPGQPLYLLFFSAMIVFFAYFYTANVAFKTEDVAENLKNQNGFIPGIRPGKKTEEYLEYVVNRILVLGSAYLVAVCLLPEILRNQFAIPFYFGGTSVLIVVSVTMDTISQVQSHLLAHQYEGLIEKSQLRGKKRPGGAKAPTRR; this is translated from the coding sequence ATGGCATCTGCTGCAGAGCAAATGGCGGCGAACCTCAGCTGGGGCGCCCTGGGCAAGGCCACTGACCTTCGCCAACGGATTTTCTTCACCATCGGTCTGCTGATCGTCTATCGACTGGGCACCTACATTCCGGTGCCGGGCATCGACGGCGCCGCGCTGCGGTCGTTCATGGCGGAAGTCACCGGCGGGATCGGCGGCATCCTGAACATGTTCACCGGCGGCGCGATCAGCCGGATGGGCGTGTTCGCGCTGGGAATCATGCCCTACATCTCGGCCTCGATCATCGTGCAGCTGCTGGCCTCGATGGTGCCCGCGCTGGAGCAGATGAAGAAAGAGGGCGAGCAGGGCCGCAAGAAGATGAACCAGTGGACCCGCTACGGCACGGTCTTTCTGGCGACTTTCCAGGCCTGGGGCATCGCGCTGAGCCTGGAGGCGGGCGATCTGGCGCATGAGCCGGGCATGTTCTTCCGCGCCGCCGTGGTGATCACGCTGGTCGGCGGCACCATGTTCCTGATGTGGCTGGGCGAGCAGATCACCGCACGCGGCATCGGCAACGGCATTTCGTTGATCATCTTCGTCGGCATCGTGGCGGAAATTCCGGCGGCGCTGGCGCAGTTCTTCAGCCAGGGCCGGTCGGGGGCGATCTCGACCCCGGTGATCATCGGCGTGATGGTGATGGTGGTTGCGGTGATCGCCTTCGTGGTCTTCATGGAACGCGCCCTGCGCAAGATCCATATCCAGTATCCGCGGCGTCAGGTCGGGATGAAGGTCTATGACGGCGGGTCGAGCCATCTGCCGATCAAGGTCAACCCGGCGGGCGTGATTCCGGCGATCTTCGCGTCGAGCCTGCTGCTGCTTCCGATCACGGTCTCGACCTTTTCGGGGGCGCAGACCGGGCCGGTGATGTCGACCATTCTGGCCTATTTCGGCCCTGGGCAGCCGCTTTATCTGCTGTTCTTCAGCGCGATGATCGTGTTCTTCGCGTATTTCTACACCGCGAACGTCGCCTTCAAGACGGAAGACGTTGCCGAGAACCTCAAGAACCAGAACGGGTTCATTCCCGGCATCCGGCCCGGCAAGAAGACCGAGGAATATCTGGAGTATGTGGTCAACCGCATCCTGGTGCTCGGCTCGGCCTATCTGGTGGCGGTCTGCCTGCTGCCCGAGATCCTGCGCAACCAGTTCGCGATCCCGTTCTACTTCGGCGGCACCTCGGTGCTGATCGTGGTGTCGGTGACGATGGACACGATCAGCCAGGTGCAGTCGCATCTGCTGGCGCACCAGTACGAGGGCCTGATCGAGAAGTCGCAGTTGCGCGGCAAGAAACGTCCGGGGGGGGCCAAAGCCCCGACCCGGCGCTGA
- the rplO gene encoding 50S ribosomal protein L15: protein MKLNELSDNAGATKKRKRVARGPGSGSGKTAGRGIKGQKSRSGVAIGGYEGGQMPLYRRLPKRGFNKPNLKHYAVINLGLIQKFIGEGKLDAAQPITEEVLLASGLVRRALDGVRVLAKGEITSAVTLNVTGASAAAVEAVAAAGGTLTVAPALAPHGKSQRKAV, encoded by the coding sequence ATGAAACTGAATGAACTTTCCGACAACGCCGGCGCCACCAAGAAGCGCAAGCGCGTGGCACGCGGCCCGGGTTCGGGCTCGGGCAAGACCGCAGGGCGCGGCATCAAGGGGCAGAAATCGCGTTCGGGCGTCGCCATCGGCGGCTACGAAGGCGGTCAGATGCCGCTGTATCGCCGCCTGCCGAAGCGCGGCTTCAACAAGCCGAACCTCAAGCACTATGCGGTGATCAACCTCGGGCTGATCCAGAAATTCATCGGCGAGGGCAAGCTCGACGCCGCCCAGCCGATCACCGAAGAGGTGCTGCTGGCCTCGGGTCTGGTGCGGCGCGCGCTGGATGGCGTCCGCGTGCTTGCCAAGGGCGAGATCACGTCTGCCGTCACGCTGAACGTCACCGGGGCCTCGGCCGCGGCGGTGGAAGCGGTGGCAGCGGCCGGTGGCACTCTGACCGTGGCCCCGGCGCTGGCGCCGCACGGCAAGTCGCAGCGCAAAGCGGTTTAA
- the rpmD gene encoding 50S ribosomal protein L30, translating to MTESVKKTIVVKQVASAARRPAVQTATLKGLGLNKMNRTRELEDTPSVRGMVNKIAHLVQIIEERG from the coding sequence ATGACCGAGTCCGTCAAGAAGACCATCGTCGTCAAGCAGGTGGCCTCGGCCGCCCGCCGCCCGGCCGTGCAGACCGCGACCCTCAAGGGTCTTGGCCTGAACAAGATGAACCGGACCCGCGAACTGGAAGACACGCCTTCCGTGCGCGGCATGGTGAACAAGATCGCGCACCTGGTGCAGATCATCGAAGAGCGCGGCTGA
- the rpsE gene encoding 30S ribosomal protein S5 produces MAEREPRREGRRDDRGSRDENPEFADRLVAINRVSKTVKGGKRFGFAALVVVGDQRGRVGYGKGKAKEVPEAIRKATEQAKRQMIRVALRDGRTLHHDMEGRHGAGKVVMRTAVAGTGIIAGGPMRAVFEMLGLQDVVAKSLGSSNPYNMIRATIDGLKQETSPRQVAQRRGKKVAEILRKPEAEVVEA; encoded by the coding sequence ATGGCAGAACGTGAACCCCGCCGGGAAGGCCGCCGCGACGACCGTGGCAGCCGTGACGAGAACCCGGAATTCGCCGATCGTCTTGTGGCGATCAACCGCGTGTCGAAAACCGTGAAAGGCGGCAAGCGCTTCGGCTTTGCGGCCCTCGTGGTTGTCGGCGATCAGCGCGGCCGTGTCGGTTACGGCAAGGGCAAGGCCAAGGAAGTGCCCGAGGCGATCCGCAAGGCCACCGAACAGGCCAAGCGGCAGATGATCCGCGTCGCCCTGCGCGACGGCCGGACGCTGCACCACGACATGGAGGGCCGTCATGGCGCCGGCAAGGTCGTGATGCGGACTGCCGTCGCCGGGACCGGGATCATCGCGGGCGGTCCGATGCGGGCCGTCTTCGAAATGCTGGGGCTGCAGGATGTCGTGGCGAAATCGCTCGGCTCGTCCAACCCCTACAACATGATCCGCGCGACCATCGACGGTCTGAAGCAGGAAACCAGCCCCCGTCAGGTCGCGCAGCGTCGTGGCAAGAAGGTGGCCGAGATCCTGCGCAAGCCCGAAGCTGAAGTGGTGGAGGCCTGA
- the rplR gene encoding 50S ribosomal protein L18, whose product MANNKRELFLKRRLRVRNKIKAMSNGRARLSVHRSSKNISVQLIDDVNGVTLAAASTLEKDLGFVGKNNIEAATKVGATIAERAKKAGVEECYFDRGGFLFHGKIKALADAAREGGLKF is encoded by the coding sequence ATGGCGAACAACAAGAGAGAGCTGTTCCTCAAGCGCCGTCTGCGCGTGCGGAACAAGATCAAGGCGATGTCGAACGGGCGTGCGCGCCTTTCCGTGCATCGGTCCAGCAAGAACATCAGCGTCCAGCTGATCGACGACGTGAACGGCGTGACGCTTGCCGCTGCCTCGACCCTCGAAAAGGATCTGGGCTTTGTCGGCAAGAACAACATCGAGGCGGCGACGAAAGTGGGTGCCACGATTGCCGAGCGGGCGAAGAAGGCCGGGGTCGAGGAATGTTACTTCGATCGTGGTGGTTTCCTCTTTCACGGGAAGATCAAGGCTTTGGCCGATGCTGCCCGTGAAGGTGGCCTGAAGTTCTGA
- the rplF gene encoding 50S ribosomal protein L6 yields MSRIGKKPVDLPKGVSASLSGQTIEVTGPKGTRSFAASDDVTLTIDDGVVTVTPRGTSKRARQQWGMVRSMVANLVQGVTGGFKKELEIQGVGYRAAMAGNVLKLSLGYSHEVNFEVPAGVTVTAPKQTEIVVEGTDQQLVGQVAANIRDWKRPEPYKGKGIRYKGEFVFRKEGKKK; encoded by the coding sequence ATGTCTCGTATTGGCAAGAAACCGGTCGATCTGCCCAAGGGCGTTTCGGCATCGCTGTCCGGTCAGACCATCGAAGTGACGGGGCCGAAAGGCACCCGCAGCTTCGCGGCCTCCGACGACGTGACGCTGACCATCGACGACGGCGTCGTCACGGTCACGCCGCGCGGCACCTCCAAGCGTGCCCGGCAACAGTGGGGCATGGTGCGCTCCATGGTGGCGAACCTCGTGCAGGGCGTCACCGGCGGCTTCAAGAAGGAACTGGAAATCCAGGGCGTGGGTTACCGCGCCGCGATGGCCGGGAACGTCTTGAAACTGTCGCTGGGCTACAGCCACGAAGTGAACTTCGAAGTTCCGGCCGGCGTCACCGTGACCGCCCCGAAACAGACTGAAATCGTTGTGGAAGGCACCGACCAGCAGCTTGTTGGCCAGGTTGCAGCGAACATTCGCGACTGGAAGCGGCCGGAGCCCTACAAGGGCAAGGGCATCCGCTACAAGGGCGAATTCGTCTTCCGCAAGGAAGGCAAGAAGAAGTAA
- the rpsH gene encoding 30S ribosomal protein S8: MMMNDPLGDMLTRIRNAQMRGKGTVKTPASKLRAWVLDVLADEGYIRGYEKSETENGQGEITISLNYYEGTPVIRELKRVSKPGRRVYMSVKDIPTVRNGLGVSIVSTPKGVMSDAAARSANVGGEVLCTVF; encoded by the coding sequence ATGATGATGAACGATCCTCTCGGCGACATGCTCACCCGGATCCGCAACGCGCAGATGCGTGGCAAGGGCACTGTCAAGACGCCGGCCTCGAAGCTGCGCGCCTGGGTTCTGGATGTTCTGGCCGACGAAGGCTACATCCGCGGCTATGAGAAGTCCGAGACCGAGAACGGTCAGGGCGAAATCACCATCAGCCTCAACTACTACGAAGGCACCCCAGTGATCCGCGAATTGAAGCGCGTGTCCAAGCCGGGCCGTCGCGTGTACATGAGCGTCAAGGACATCCCGACCGTGCGCAACGGCCTGGGCGTCTCGATCGTCTCCACGCCGAAAGGCGTCATGTCCGATGCAGCAGCACGGTCCGCCAATGTTGGCGGCGAAGTGCTCTGCACCGTGTTCTGA
- the rpsN gene encoding 30S ribosomal protein S14: MAKKSMIEREVKRAHLVKVYASKRAALKDIAKNLELPIEQRFKARLKLAELPRNSSATRLHNRCQLTGRPHAYYRKLKLSRIMLRELASFGQIPGMVKSSW, translated from the coding sequence ATGGCGAAGAAATCCATGATCGAACGCGAAGTGAAGCGTGCCCACCTTGTGAAGGTCTATGCCTCCAAGCGTGCCGCGCTGAAGGACATCGCGAAAAATCTTGAACTGCCGATCGAGCAACGCTTCAAGGCGCGGCTCAAGCTGGCGGAACTGCCCCGCAACTCGTCCGCCACGCGGCTGCACAACCGGTGCCAGCTGACGGGCCGTCCGCATGCGTATTATCGCAAGCTCAAACTCTCGCGCATCATGCTGCGGGAACTGGCCTCGTTCGGCCAGATCCCCGGCATGGTCAAGTCGAGCTGGTAA
- the rplE gene encoding 50S ribosomal protein L5, with translation MLDAQTYTPRLKADYRDRIRPAMKEEFGYKNDMQIGRLDKIVINMGVGEAVKDTKKVKAAAEQLTLIAGQKAVITHAKKSIAGFRVREEMPLGCKVTLRGDRMYEFLDRLITIALPRVRDFRGVKGSSFDGRGNYAMGLKEQIVFPEIEFDKVDDVLGMDIIICTTAKTDAEAKALLKHFNMPFTS, from the coding sequence ATGCTTGACGCTCAAACCTATACCCCGCGTCTGAAGGCTGACTACAGGGACCGGATTCGCCCGGCCATGAAGGAAGAATTCGGCTACAAGAACGACATGCAGATCGGTCGGCTCGACAAGATCGTGATCAACATGGGCGTCGGCGAAGCCGTCAAGGACACCAAGAAGGTGAAAGCGGCGGCCGAACAGCTGACCCTGATCGCCGGGCAGAAGGCCGTCATCACCCATGCCAAGAAATCCATCGCGGGTTTCCGGGTGCGGGAAGAGATGCCGCTGGGCTGCAAGGTGACCTTGCGCGGTGACCGGATGTACGAATTCCTCGACCGCCTGATCACCATCGCTCTGCCGCGCGTCCGCGACTTCCGCGGCGTCAAGGGCAGTTCGTTCGATGGTCGCGGCAACTACGCGATGGGCCTCAAGGAACAGATCGTGTTCCCCGAGATCGAGTTCGACAAGGTCGATGACGTGCTCGGCATGGACATCATCATCTGCACCACCGCGAAGACTGACGCGGAAGCGAAGGCGCTGTTGAAGCATTTCAACATGCCCTTCACCAGCTGA
- the rplX gene encoding 50S ribosomal protein L24, with amino-acid sequence MAAKLKKGDKVIVLAGKDKGKQGEITSVAPKDGKAVVDGVNMAIRHTKQSQTAQGGRVAKAMPIDLSNLAIIDANGKPTRVGFRMDGDKKVRFAKTTGETI; translated from the coding sequence ATGGCTGCGAAGCTTAAAAAGGGCGACAAGGTCATCGTGCTGGCCGGCAAGGACAAGGGCAAGCAGGGGGAAATCACCTCTGTCGCGCCCAAGGACGGCAAGGCCGTGGTCGATGGCGTCAACATGGCGATCCGTCACACCAAGCAGTCCCAGACCGCACAGGGCGGCCGCGTGGCGAAGGCCATGCCGATTGACCTGTCGAACCTGGCGATCATCGATGCCAATGGCAAACCCACCCGCGTCGGCTTCCGTATGGATGGCGACAAGAAGGTGCGTTTCGCCAAGACCACCGGGGAGACGATCTGA
- the rplN gene encoding 50S ribosomal protein L14, which produces MIQMQTNLDVADNSGARRVQCIKVLGGSHRRYASVGDIIVVSVKEAIPRGRVKKGDVRKAVVVRTAKEVRREDGTSIRFDRNAAVILNNQGEPVGTRIFGPVVRELRAKNFMKIISLAPEVL; this is translated from the coding sequence ATGATCCAGATGCAGACCAATCTGGATGTAGCTGACAACTCGGGCGCTCGCCGGGTTCAGTGCATCAAGGTTCTGGGTGGTTCCCACCGCCGCTATGCAAGCGTCGGCGACATCATCGTGGTGTCGGTCAAGGAAGCCATTCCGCGCGGTCGCGTGAAGAAGGGTGATGTCCGCAAGGCCGTCGTCGTGCGCACCGCCAAGGAAGTCCGCCGTGAAGACGGCACCTCCATCCGTTTTGACCGCAATGCCGCCGTCATCCTGAACAACCAGGGTGAACCGGTCGGCACGCGCATCTTCGGGCCGGTGGTGCGCGAACTTCGCGCCAAGAACTTCATGAAAATCATCTCGCTTGCGCCGGAGGTGCTCTGA
- the rpsQ gene encoding 30S ribosomal protein S17 — translation MPKRILQGVVTSDKNEQTITVLVERRFKHPLLQKTVRKSKKYRAHDAENKFKTGDQVRIEECAPISKTKRWTVVIEASA, via the coding sequence ATGCCCAAACGTATCCTGCAAGGTGTCGTGACCTCGGACAAGAACGAACAGACCATCACGGTTCTGGTCGAGCGCCGCTTCAAGCACCCGCTGCTGCAAAAGACCGTCCGCAAGTCCAAGAAGTACCGGGCCCACGACGCAGAGAACAAGTTCAAGACCGGCGATCAGGTCCGCATTGAAGAATGCGCCCCGATCTCTAAAACGAAACGCTGGACGGTGGTCATCGAAGCCTCGGCTTGA
- the rpmC gene encoding 50S ribosomal protein L29, which translates to MNATELKAKTPEQLRESLVALKKEAFNLRFQQATGQLENTARMRAVRRDVARLKTVLNQKAAEAAAN; encoded by the coding sequence ATGAACGCCACGGAACTCAAGGCCAAGACGCCTGAACAGCTGCGCGAAAGCCTGGTTGCGCTGAAGAAGGAGGCGTTCAACCTCCGCTTCCAGCAAGCCACCGGCCAGCTTGAAAACACCGCCCGCATGCGTGCCGTCCGTCGTGACGTGGCGCGCTTGAAGACGGTCCTGAACCAGAAAGCCGCCGAAGCGGCGGCGAACTGA
- the rplP gene encoding 50S ribosomal protein L16, giving the protein MLQPKRTKFRKQFKGRIHGEAKGGFMLNFGTFGLKATEPERVTARQIEAARRAITRHMKRQGRVWIRIFPDVPVSSKPTEVRMGKGKGSTDYWAAKVKPGRIMFEIDGVSEIIAREALRLGAMKLPVLTRVVIREDW; this is encoded by the coding sequence ATGCTGCAACCGAAACGGACTAAGTTCCGCAAACAGTTCAAGGGCCGGATTCACGGCGAAGCCAAGGGCGGCTTCATGCTGAACTTCGGCACCTTCGGCCTGAAAGCCACCGAACCCGAGCGCGTCACAGCGCGGCAGATCGAGGCGGCCCGCCGCGCGATCACCCGCCACATGAAGCGTCAGGGCCGGGTCTGGATCCGGATATTCCCGGATGTGCCGGTCTCGTCCAAGCCGACCGAAGTGCGGATGGGCAAGGGCAAAGGCTCCACCGACTACTGGGCGGCCAAGGTGAAACCCGGCCGCATCATGTTTGAGATCGACGGCGTCTCTGAAATCATCGCCCGCGAGGCGCTTCGCCTCGGCGCGATGAAGCTTCCGGTTCTGACCCGCGTCGTGATCCGCGAAGACTGGTAA